A genome region from Actinomycetota bacterium includes the following:
- a CDS encoding ABC transporter ATP-binding protein, whose protein sequence is MVFELADVSYEYQDKTPALVRISLRIGAGEKIAIMGANGSGKSTLLQIIDGLFYPASGLVTAFGRPLTEDRLKDPGETAEFRSRVGLVFQNPDVQLFSSTVRDEIAFGPAQLGLSPEQVKEYVDQIVEALDLGKLIKRHPYNLSGGEKKKVAVASVLSCRPEILLLDEPTAGLDPKTQAWIVDTIVDLNKEGKTIITATHDLAIVPEIADRVYVLGDNHSIVAEGAPSTVLQDGQLMLKANLAHFHVHRHSGQEHAHGHLHIQPDHHE, encoded by the coding sequence ATGGTATTTGAGCTGGCAGACGTATCTTACGAATATCAGGATAAAACGCCTGCGCTAGTGCGCATCAGTTTGCGTATCGGCGCAGGCGAAAAGATTGCTATTATGGGGGCGAACGGCAGCGGCAAATCGACCCTATTGCAGATTATCGACGGTCTATTTTATCCCGCTTCCGGTCTGGTAACGGCATTTGGCCGGCCCCTAACAGAAGATCGGTTAAAGGATCCGGGCGAGACGGCGGAATTCCGTTCCCGCGTCGGCTTGGTATTTCAAAACCCTGACGTTCAGCTTTTTTCCTCGACGGTACGGGATGAAATCGCTTTCGGTCCCGCCCAGTTGGGTTTGTCCCCTGAGCAAGTCAAGGAGTACGTTGATCAGATCGTCGAGGCACTTGATCTAGGCAAATTAATCAAGAGACATCCCTATAACCTAAGCGGCGGAGAAAAGAAAAAGGTCGCGGTAGCGTCTGTGCTTTCTTGCCGACCTGAGATTCTGCTTCTAGATGAACCAACGGCTGGCTTGGATCCAAAAACACAGGCTTGGATCGTCGATACTATTGTTGATTTAAACAAAGAAGGTAAGACCATAATCACGGCGACGCATGATCTGGCCATCGTACCGGAAATCGCCGACCGGGTTTATGTGTTAGGCGACAATCATTCTATTGTCGCCGAAGGCGCTCCGTCCACCGTTCTACAAGACGGCCAGCTAATGCTGAAAGCGAATCTCGCCCATTTTCACGTCCACCGTCACAGCGGCCAAGAACACGCGCATGGGCATCTCCATATTCAACCCGATCACCACGAATAA
- the nikR gene encoding nickel-responsive transcriptional regulator NikR encodes MGKTVRFGLAMDEDLLTRFDEQIKEKSYANRSEAVRDLMRNQLVEEEWAVGDIETVGTITLVYDHHVHDLQDNLTDLQHNLHESIVSTVHVHLDAHNCLEVLIVKGKSSEIRAAADRLIGTKGVKHGRLTISTLGREIF; translated from the coding sequence ATGGGAAAGACAGTAAGATTCGGGTTGGCGATGGACGAGGATCTATTAACCCGGTTTGATGAACAAATCAAAGAAAAGAGCTACGCCAATCGCAGCGAGGCAGTCCGCGACTTGATGCGGAACCAGTTGGTTGAAGAGGAATGGGCAGTCGGTGATATCGAAACCGTCGGCACCATTACTTTGGTATACGACCACCACGTACACGATTTGCAGGACAACCTAACCGACCTGCAGCATAATCTCCACGAATCAATCGTTTCCACTGTCCACGTTCATCTTGACGCCCATAATTGCCTGGAGGTGCTGATAGTAAAGGGCAAAAGTAGCGAAATCAGAGCGGCGGCTGACCGTTTGATCGGCACAAAGGGTGTTAAACATGGTCGACTGACCATCAGTACACTCGGTCGGGAGATTTTTTGA
- the cbiM gene encoding cobalt transporter CbiM: MHIPDGYLSPQTSAAMFAAAAPFWYTAFRKIRKTFEARRIPLLAIAAAFTFIVMMFNVPLPGGTTGHAVGSALVAIVLGPWAAVIAVSVALVVQAIFFGDGGILAIGANCFNMAIVLPFVSYYLYRWLIGFKAIEGRFKWLAAGIAGYVGLNVAALCTAIEFGIQPALFHTANGAALYAPYPLNVAIPAMMIPHLLVAGIVEAVTTGGILLYLEKSGSLEPVKTKAAKISSTAKLWIGIAIMAILTPIGLLAPGTAWGEWGGEEVKTLVGYVPHGLDKLSSLWSAPLPDYSLSGWENAPFLKSAGIYIISAILGIAVVGGLVFIISKLVLANKHNEGGVD; encoded by the coding sequence ATGCACATTCCAGACGGTTATCTCAGCCCCCAGACAAGCGCGGCTATGTTCGCGGCGGCGGCGCCCTTTTGGTATACGGCGTTCCGAAAAATCAGAAAGACCTTTGAGGCGAGGCGCATTCCTTTGTTGGCTATTGCGGCCGCCTTTACGTTTATCGTCATGATGTTCAACGTGCCGCTGCCCGGCGGTACGACCGGCCACGCGGTCGGCAGCGCGCTGGTAGCCATCGTCCTCGGTCCCTGGGCGGCAGTTATCGCAGTTTCGGTGGCGCTGGTTGTTCAGGCCATTTTCTTCGGTGACGGCGGTATCCTGGCCATCGGCGCAAATTGCTTCAACATGGCGATCGTCCTGCCGTTCGTCAGCTACTATTTATATCGCTGGTTAATCGGGTTCAAAGCCATCGAGGGACGATTCAAGTGGCTGGCCGCGGGTATCGCCGGTTACGTCGGTCTAAATGTAGCGGCTTTATGTACGGCAATAGAGTTCGGTATCCAGCCGGCTTTGTTCCATACCGCCAACGGCGCCGCTCTTTATGCTCCCTATCCATTGAACGTTGCCATCCCGGCCATGATGATCCCCCATCTTCTTGTGGCCGGAATTGTTGAAGCCGTCACCACCGGTGGGATCTTACTCTATTTGGAGAAATCAGGCTCATTGGAACCCGTCAAGACCAAAGCGGCCAAGATAAGTTCGACCGCTAAGCTGTGGATCGGCATCGCCATCATGGCCATCCTGACTCCGATCGGGTTGCTCGCCCCCGGGACGGCTTGGGGAGAATGGGGCGGCGAAGAGGTGAAAACCCTGGTCGGCTACGTACCACACGGTTTGGACAAGCTGTCCAGCCTCTGGAGCGCGCCGCTGCCCGATTATTCGCTAAGCGGTTGGGAGAATGCGCCGTTTCTAAAGAGCGCCGGTATCTATATCATCTCGGCAATTTTAGGCATCGCCGTGGTTGGGGGATTAGTTTTTATTATTTCCAAACTTGTCTTAGCCAATAAACACAACGAAGGGGGCGTTGATTAA
- a CDS encoding IS481 family transposase — MVYSLRQGGEKPMPWKETSAMDQRIRLIADWLSGDYTKSELCLAYGISRPTADKWLGRYAEQGPQGLEELSRAPHIHPNQTPEEVRGLIVETKLRHQRWGPKKVMDLLRREHDRSAWPADSTAGEILKRAGLTRPRVRKHRVAPYTEPFGACDGSNKIWSADFKGDFHLGDGRRCYPLTVSDNFSRYLLLCQGLERPSHQATRPWFEWLFREYGLPEAIRTDNGAPFASLAAGGVSQLSKWWIKLGIKPERIRPGRPEQNGRHERMHRTLKEAVPPQASLLAQQRRFDPFREEYNWERSHEALGRKTPGSIYCSSPRTYPARLPEVEYDSEIVVRQVRHNGEIRWRGEHIYVSEVLAKEPVGLRPVGTYKWELYYSFHLLGVLDERTKKIIPAKGWHGAN; from the coding sequence ATGGTTTACAGTTTACGGCAAGGAGGAGAGAAGCCTATGCCGTGGAAGGAAACCAGTGCCATGGACCAAAGGATAAGATTGATCGCAGATTGGTTGAGCGGAGACTACACGAAGAGCGAGCTGTGTCTGGCCTACGGGATCAGTAGACCGACGGCTGACAAATGGCTCGGGCGCTACGCGGAACAAGGCCCACAAGGGCTTGAGGAACTTTCCCGTGCGCCGCACATCCATCCCAATCAGACCCCTGAGGAAGTCAGGGGTCTGATCGTCGAGACCAAGCTCCGTCATCAGAGATGGGGACCTAAGAAAGTGATGGATCTCTTGCGCCGCGAGCATGATCGATCCGCCTGGCCTGCCGACAGCACAGCAGGCGAGATACTCAAGCGCGCCGGGCTTACTCGCCCGAGAGTGCGCAAGCACAGAGTGGCTCCCTACACAGAACCCTTCGGAGCCTGTGACGGCTCGAACAAGATCTGGAGCGCGGACTTCAAAGGAGACTTCCACTTGGGCGACGGACGTCGCTGCTATCCCTTGACCGTGAGCGACAACTTCTCCAGATATCTGCTTCTGTGTCAGGGACTAGAGCGGCCGAGCCACCAGGCGACAAGACCATGGTTCGAGTGGTTGTTCAGGGAATACGGGCTACCCGAGGCCATACGTACGGACAACGGGGCGCCCTTCGCGTCTCTTGCGGCAGGAGGCGTCAGCCAGTTGTCTAAGTGGTGGATCAAACTCGGAATCAAGCCCGAGCGCATCCGTCCGGGCAGACCGGAGCAGAACGGCCGCCACGAGCGCATGCACAGGACGCTTAAGGAAGCGGTACCGCCGCAAGCAAGCCTTTTGGCCCAACAGCGCCGGTTCGATCCGTTCCGGGAGGAATACAACTGGGAGCGCTCCCATGAGGCGCTGGGAAGAAAGACCCCGGGTAGTATTTACTGTTCTTCGCCAAGGACCTACCCGGCTCGTCTCCCGGAGGTCGAGTATGATTCAGAAATCGTAGTCAGACAAGTGCGCCACAACGGCGAGATCAGGTGGCGGGGAGAACATATATATGTCTCGGAGGTCCTGGCCAAAGAGCCGGTGGGCCTGAGACCCGTTGGTACATACAAGTGGGAGCTCTACTACAGCTTTCACCTGCTCGGGGTATTAGACGAGAGGACCAAAAAGATCATCCCGGCCAAAGGCTGGCATGGAGCGAATTGA
- the cbiQ gene encoding cobalt ECF transporter T component CbiQ, protein MRPVYGGFAEKTLRSTSNILEKSLFLEEFVSRVGLLQQIDPGAKLISTLLLLLAAALTRNIEVLLGLYALTLLMALASGIPLGVFIKRVWLFIPIFAGIVVLPAIFSFVVPGKALVTIGGISITQPGVQTAVTVLLRVAVSVSLAALLVLTTRWEQLMRALTVLRIPKTAILVLEMTYRYIFLFLKTADGMHLARKSRMIRRLSGAEERRWVASRLGNLFQKSQRLSEDVYLAMQSRGFTGEIRTVYRPRFGSIEVAWLIVTAAVVGLVICANLLLR, encoded by the coding sequence TTGCGCCCTGTTTACGGAGGTTTCGCCGAAAAAACTCTCCGTAGCACCTCCAACATCCTTGAGAAATCGCTCTTCCTCGAGGAATTCGTCTCCCGGGTCGGCCTGTTACAGCAGATCGATCCGGGAGCGAAACTTATTTCCACTTTGTTACTTTTGTTGGCTGCAGCCCTGACGAGAAACATCGAGGTTCTTCTCGGGTTGTATGCTTTGACTCTGCTGATGGCGCTGGCCTCCGGCATCCCGCTAGGTGTTTTTATTAAACGCGTCTGGCTCTTCATCCCCATCTTTGCCGGAATTGTTGTCTTGCCGGCGATTTTTTCGTTTGTCGTCCCGGGCAAGGCTTTGGTGACAATCGGCGGAATCTCGATCACTCAACCAGGAGTCCAAACAGCCGTAACGGTGTTATTGCGCGTGGCGGTATCGGTATCCTTAGCCGCACTGCTGGTGTTAACGACCCGGTGGGAACAACTAATGCGCGCCTTGACGGTTCTGCGGATCCCAAAAACGGCTATTCTGGTCCTGGAAATGACTTACCGGTATATCTTTCTTTTTCTTAAGACCGCCGACGGGATGCATCTAGCGCGCAAAAGCCGCATGATCAGACGTTTGTCGGGCGCTGAAGAACGCCGCTGGGTCGCCTCGCGTCTGGGTAATCTGTTCCAGAAATCGCAGCGTCTAAGCGAAGACGTCTACCTTGCCATGCAGTCCCGCGGCTTTACCGGAGAGATCCGAACGGTGTACCGGCCTAGATTCGGCTCGATCGAGGTGGCGTGGCTGATCGTCACAGCAGCCGTGGTCGGATTGGTCATCTGCGCCAACCTTTTGTTGCGTTAA